The following proteins are co-located in the Manihot esculenta cultivar AM560-2 chromosome 7, M.esculenta_v8, whole genome shotgun sequence genome:
- the LOC110618765 gene encoding laccase-5 produces the protein MEIINSCFFFVLVLLFASTMSLANAKVHHHEFVIQATKVKRLCKTHNTITVNGMFPGPTLELNNGDSLVVKVTNRARYNVTIHWHGIRQMRTGWADGPEFVTQCPIRPGGSYTYRFTVDGQEGTLWWHAHSSWLRATVYGALIIYPREGDSYPFPKPKRETPILLGEWWDANPIDVVRESTRTGASPNISDAYTINGQPGDLYNCSNKDTVIVPIGSGETNLLRVINAALNQPLFFTIANHKFTVVGADASYLKPVTTSVIMLGPGQTTDVLISGDQPPARYYIAARAYQSAQNAPFDNTTTTAILEYNSAPCPAKCLTSNPIMPQLPAFNDTNTVTAFSQSLKSPRKVEVPTEIDESLFFTIGLGLNRCPKNFRPRRCQGPNGTRFTSSMNNVSFVFPSSFSLLQAYQQNIPGVFTTDFPATPPVKFDYTGNVSRSLWQPATGTKLYKLKYGSRVQIVLQDTSIVTPENHPIHLHGYDFYIIAEGFGNFNPKTDTAKFNLVDPPMRNTVAVPSNGWAVIRFVADNPGVWIMHCHLDVHITWGLAMAFLVEDGVGKLQSLEPPPADLPLC, from the exons ATGGAGATCATCAATTCTTGCTTCTTCTTTGTCCTTGTGCTTCTCTTTGCTTCAACAATGTCACTGGCTAATGCAAAAGTTCATCACCATGAGTTTGTA attcaagcaacAAAAGTGAAGAGGCTGTGCAAAACTCATAATACCATCACAGTGAATGGGATGTTTCCTGGACCAACCTTGGAACTTAACAATGGAGACTCACTAGTTGTCAAAGTTACCAACCGAGCAAGATACAATGTTACCATTCACTG GCATGGAATAAGGCAGATGAGAACAGGATGGGCAGATGGGCCAGAATTTGTGACACAGTGTCCAATTAGACCAGGTGGAAGTTACACCTACAGGTTCACAGTTGATGGACAAGAAGGAACACTGTGGTGGCATGCTCATAGCTCATGGCTCAGAGCCACTGTCTATGGTGCTTTAATTATCTATCCAAGAGAAGGAGACTCATACCCTTTCCCCAAACCCAAAAGAGAAACACCCATTCTACTTG GGGAATGGTGGGATGCTAACCCCATTGATGTGGTGAGGGAGTCCACTAGAACAGGAGCATCTCCAAACATTTCtgatgcttacaccattaatgGCCAACCCGGAGATCTTTACAATTGTTCTAATAAAG ACACTGTAATTGTTCCAATTGGCTCCGGCGAGACAAACCTCCTGCGAGTAATCAACGCTGCGCTCAATCAACCATTATTCTTCACCATTGCCAACCACAAGTTCACAGTTGTTGGTGCTGATGCTTCCTATCTCAAACCTGTCACCACTTCAGTAATCATGCTAggacctggccaaaccaccgaTGTTTTGATCTCCGGTGACCAGCCACCAGCTAGATACTACATCGCAGCACGTGCCTATCAAAGTGCCCAAAATGCTCCATTTGACAATACCACCACCACAGCCATTCTTGAATACAACTCTGCTCCTTGCCCTGCTAAATGCCTCACAAGCAATCCAATTATGCCTCAACTGCCAGCCTTCAACGACACAAACACAGTCACTGCCTTCAGCCAGAGCCTTAAAAGTCCCCGGAAAGTTGAGGTTCCAACTGAAATTGATGAAAGCCTCTTTTTCACAATTGGCCTAGGACTCAACAGATGTCCTAAGAATTTTCGTCCCAGGAGATGCCAAGGACCCAATGGCACTCGCTTCACATCCAGCATGAACAATGTCTCTTTTGTGTTTCCTTCAAGCTTCTCCCTTCTGCAAGCTTATCAGCAAAACATACCAGGAGTTTTCACCACTGATTTTCCGGCAACACCTCCGGTGAAATTCGATTACACCGGCAACGTCAGCCGATCACTTTGGCAACCTGCTACAGGCACTAAACTTTACAAATTGAAGTATGGATCAAGGGTCCAGATTGTTCTACAAGACACAAGCATTGTAACACCTGAGAACCACCCAATTCATCTCCATGGATATGATTTCTATATCATTGCTGAAGGATTTGGAAACTTCAATCCGAAAACTGATACAGCTAAATTCAACCTTGTGGATCCACCAATGAGGAACACAGTTGCAGTTCCTTCAAATGGATGGGCAGTCATTAGATTTGTTGCAGACAATCCAG GGGTGTGGATAATGCATTGTCACTTGGATGTTCATATTACATGGGGATTGGCTATGGCCTTTTTGGTGGAAGATGGAGTTGGGAAGCTACAGTCTCTAGAGCCTCCTCCAGCTGATCTCCCTCTGTGTTAA